A single region of the Octopus bimaculoides isolate UCB-OBI-ISO-001 chromosome 6, ASM119413v2, whole genome shotgun sequence genome encodes:
- the LOC106873481 gene encoding zinc finger protein 85, with amino-acid sequence MNKYIGRVDHMKNSNMHQIEKPFKCNFCEKSYSCSAHLLRHVKTHSGEKSHKCTMCEKAFYNSWDLTRHMKIHTGEKKFRCELCDKSFLRSTSLTEHMAVHTKEKPYSCELCTKAFSRTSHLNAHLKIHSGIKTFKCDHCVKAFFNSWELSRHVKIHTGEKKHICTFCTKAFTRPSSLKEHLKIHTTVKTFKCVYCVKSFTRPSRLASHLRMHAGIKPYSCMHCNKAFLNSWDLTRHTRIHTDEKLFKCQHCQKAFLRSSSLKEHIRIHTAEKPYKCECCGKCFTRSRGLREHSRVHAEEKAGCQHCGKTFSCSNHLSQHLCVQTNGQIF; translated from the coding sequence atgaataaatacattggTAGGGTTGATCAtatgaaaaattcaaatatgcatCAAATAGAAAAGCCATTCAAGTGCAACTTCTGTGAGAAGTCTTATTCTTGTTCAGCCCATTTACTACGGCATGTCAAAACTCACTCTGGAGAAAAATCTCACAAATGTACTATGTGTGAGAAAGCATTCTACAACTCTTGGGATCTTACCCgacacatgaaaatacacacaggagagaaaaaaTTTCGTTGTGAACTTTGTGATAAATCTTTTTTACGGTCTACCAGTCTTACAGAACATATGGCTGTGCACACAAAAGAAAAACCATATTCCTGTGAACTTTGCACAAAAGCTTTCTCACGCACAAGCCATTTAAATGCACATCTGAAAATACACTCTGGCATTAAAACTTTTAAATGTGATCACTGTGTGAAAGCATTTTTTAATTCCTGGGAACTTTCACGGCATGTAAAAATACACACCGGTGAAAAAAAACATATCTGTACTTTTTGTACTAAAGCTTTTACACGACCAAGTAGTTTAAAAGAACATTTAAAAATTCACACAACAGTAAAAACATTCAAATGTGTCTATTGTGTTAAATCTTTCACACGACCCAGTCGGCTTGCATCTCACTTGCGTATGCATGCTGGAATCAAACCTTATTCATGTATGCATTGCAATAAAGCTTTTTTGAACTCTTGGGATTTAACACGACATACTCGCATTCATACAGACGAAAAACTTTTCAAGTGTCAGCATTGCCAGAAAGCATTTCTCAGATCTAGCAGCCTCAAAGAACATATTAGAATACACACAGCTGAGAAACCATACAAATGTGAATGCTGTGGCAAGTGCTTCACTCGTTCTCGTGGACTTAGGGAACATTCTCGGGTACATGCAGAAGAGAAAGCAGGTTGCCAGCACTGTGGAAAAACATTTTCCTGTTCAAACCATTTATCTCAGCATTTATGTGTGCAGACCAATGGccagatattttaa